A genomic window from Natrinema sp. HArc-T2 includes:
- a CDS encoding geranylgeranyl reductase family protein — translation MSTQEQSAATTPKTQSPDVVVVGAGTAGCYAAATIAREGYDVVILERKSETEAGHIACGDALKGADSFPEAIPKSKLEPAFTNTGVDHGRFEIPQEDTVLEIPIPGELAVIDRWEYGRRIIDGAGDAGVDFHYDTVVKSVLQDDDGRVTGVEAIRTGDPVTYEADIVIDAAGSLSVLQDHVDFSTSTFDTNVNYTHFCSAYREIVHVDEPVEWDDALVFKPTERAAGYLWYFPRTETEINAGLGFQMTEEPMKLVDDLKHDLETRPEFRGAEVEDKLGAALPTRRPYDSAVHPGYMAIGDAAGHVNPTTGGGIAGAAYGGKYAGEAAIEALETGDVSEKALWEYNERVMDHFGARYAALDVYNILSTAVDVDDLMGLLAAMPGEKLAEALYSGSTSLGPKLAAESLLNSRGHWGTIWTLFQTKRRADDLLELYEGYPHHPAALEHWQQRRDDIMEQVYETTGAEPKY, via the coding sequence ATGAGTACGCAGGAGCAGTCGGCAGCCACGACGCCGAAGACGCAGTCGCCGGACGTGGTCGTCGTCGGAGCCGGAACCGCAGGGTGCTATGCCGCAGCGACCATCGCACGGGAAGGGTACGACGTCGTCATCCTCGAGCGAAAGTCCGAGACGGAAGCGGGCCACATCGCCTGCGGCGACGCGCTGAAGGGCGCCGACAGTTTCCCCGAGGCGATCCCGAAGTCGAAACTCGAGCCCGCCTTCACAAATACGGGCGTCGATCACGGTCGCTTCGAGATCCCACAGGAGGATACCGTCCTCGAGATCCCGATTCCCGGTGAACTGGCTGTCATCGACCGCTGGGAGTACGGTCGCCGGATCATCGACGGCGCTGGCGACGCCGGCGTCGACTTTCACTACGACACCGTCGTCAAAAGCGTCCTCCAGGACGACGACGGTCGCGTTACCGGCGTCGAAGCGATCCGGACGGGTGACCCGGTCACCTACGAGGCCGACATCGTCATCGATGCCGCGGGCTCGCTGTCCGTCCTCCAGGACCACGTCGACTTTTCGACCTCCACGTTCGATACGAACGTCAACTACACCCACTTCTGCTCTGCCTACCGCGAGATCGTCCACGTCGACGAGCCCGTCGAGTGGGACGACGCACTCGTCTTCAAGCCGACCGAACGCGCTGCGGGCTATCTCTGGTATTTCCCGCGCACCGAGACGGAGATCAACGCTGGCCTGGGCTTCCAGATGACCGAAGAGCCGATGAAACTCGTCGACGACCTCAAACACGACCTCGAGACCCGTCCCGAGTTCCGCGGTGCCGAAGTCGAGGACAAACTCGGCGCAGCCCTCCCAACCCGACGGCCCTACGACTCCGCGGTGCATCCGGGCTACATGGCCATTGGCGACGCCGCCGGCCACGTCAACCCCACCACCGGCGGCGGCATCGCCGGGGCCGCCTACGGCGGCAAGTACGCCGGCGAAGCCGCAATAGAGGCACTCGAGACCGGCGACGTCAGCGAGAAAGCCCTCTGGGAGTACAACGAGCGCGTCATGGACCACTTCGGCGCACGCTACGCCGCGTTGGACGTCTACAACATCCTCTCGACTGCCGTCGACGTCGACGACCTGATGGGGCTACTCGCCGCGATGCCCGGCGAGAAACTCGCGGAGGCGCTGTACTCGGGCAGTACGAGTCTCGGCCCGAAACTCGCCGCGGAGAGTCTGCTCAACAGCCGCGGCCACTGGGGGACGATCTGGACGCTCTTCCAGACTAAGCGTCGGGCCGACGACCTGCTCGAGCTCTACGAAGGGTATCCCCACCACCCCGCCGCCCTCGAGCACTGGCAACAACGCCGTGACGACATCATGGAACAGGTCTACGAGACGACTGGGGCGGAGCCCAAATACTGA
- a CDS encoding 2Fe-2S iron-sulfur cluster-binding protein, protein MTEYTVEFVGTGETITCTDKETILSRCLEEGIAQEYSCRVGMCLACSAEIVEGEVTQPAARGLTEEEAERYALTCMARPQSDLKLDRGKYPPSIESDLESNVDGTTAPADD, encoded by the coding sequence ATGACTGAGTATACGGTCGAGTTCGTCGGGACGGGTGAGACGATCACCTGTACCGACAAAGAGACGATCCTCAGCCGGTGTCTCGAGGAGGGGATCGCCCAGGAGTACTCCTGCCGGGTGGGGATGTGTCTGGCCTGTTCTGCCGAAATCGTCGAAGGAGAAGTCACCCAGCCCGCGGCCCGTGGCCTGACCGAAGAAGAGGCCGAACGCTACGCGCTGACCTGCATGGCGCGCCCACAGTCGGATCTGAAACTCGATCGTGGCAAGTACCCGCCGAGTATCGAGAGCGATCTCGAGTCGAACGTCGACGGGACGACGGCACCCGCAGACGACTGA
- the ftsZ gene encoding cell division protein FtsZ: protein MDSLIDDAIDEAEDGAATDPDDAPQDGQSSGGGTSDGRQTGTMTDDELEDVLQDLQTDITVVGCGGAGGNTVNRMHEEGIHGAKLVAANTDVQHLVEIEADTKILMGEEKTGGRGAGSLPQVGEEAALESQQDIYDAIDGSDMVFVTAGLGGGTGTGSAPVVAKAAREAGALTISIVTTPFTAEGEVRRTNAEAGLERLRDVSDTVIVVPNDRLLDSVGKLPVRQAFKVSDEVLMRSVKGITELITKPGLVNLDFADVRTVMERGGVAMIGLGEADSEAKAEDSVKTALRSPLLDVDISGASSALVNVTGGNDMAIEEAEGVVEEIYDRIDPDARIIWGTSIDESLEGSMRTMIVVTGVESPQIYGRPDGEAAVQPEPAGGDDIDFVE, encoded by the coding sequence ATGGACTCTCTTATCGACGACGCAATCGACGAGGCCGAAGACGGGGCGGCCACGGACCCCGACGACGCGCCCCAGGACGGGCAGTCATCGGGCGGCGGCACGTCGGACGGCCGACAGACCGGGACGATGACCGACGACGAACTGGAAGATGTCTTGCAGGACCTCCAGACCGACATCACCGTCGTCGGCTGTGGCGGTGCCGGCGGCAACACCGTCAACCGCATGCACGAGGAGGGGATCCACGGCGCGAAACTCGTCGCCGCCAACACCGACGTCCAGCACTTGGTCGAGATCGAGGCCGACACTAAGATCCTGATGGGCGAGGAGAAAACCGGCGGCCGCGGGGCCGGTTCGCTCCCACAGGTCGGCGAGGAAGCCGCCCTCGAGAGCCAGCAGGACATCTACGACGCCATCGACGGCTCCGATATGGTCTTCGTCACGGCCGGCCTCGGTGGTGGAACCGGCACTGGCTCTGCGCCCGTCGTCGCCAAGGCCGCCCGCGAAGCCGGCGCGCTGACGATCTCGATCGTCACGACGCCCTTTACCGCAGAAGGTGAGGTTCGGCGAACGAACGCAGAGGCCGGCCTCGAGCGCCTGCGTGACGTCTCCGACACTGTCATCGTCGTCCCCAACGACCGCCTGCTCGATTCGGTCGGCAAACTCCCCGTCCGACAGGCGTTCAAAGTCAGCGACGAGGTGCTCATGCGCTCCGTCAAGGGGATCACTGAACTCATCACGAAACCCGGCCTCGTCAATCTGGACTTCGCCGACGTTCGCACCGTTATGGAACGTGGCGGCGTCGCCATGATCGGCCTCGGCGAAGCAGACTCCGAGGCCAAAGCCGAGGACTCGGTCAAGACCGCGCTGCGCTCGCCGCTTTTGGACGTCGACATCTCCGGTGCGAGTTCCGCACTCGTCAACGTCACCGGCGGCAACGACATGGCGATCGAGGAAGCTGAAGGCGTCGTCGAAGAGATCTACGACCGAATCGACCCCGACGCCCGCATCATCTGGGGAACCTCGATCGACGAGAGCCTCGAGGGCAGTATGCGGACGATGATCGTCGTCACGGGCGTCGAATCACCACAGATCTACGGCCGGCCCGACGGCGAGGCTGCCGTCCAGCCCGAACCCGCGGGCGGCGACGACATCGACTTCGTCGAGTAA
- a CDS encoding D-aminoacyl-tRNA deacylase, translating to MTTLAIVESHADRASEHICDRLRERADWTQRTDDSRPAADGGGTYYRTDGAVLRSFDALHIDLKRPADAFDCDPDLLVFASRHSGDTGPLLTGHFTGNFGPAEFGGEPDALADAAPNALAELLAAFEEYAPAEYDVGMECTHHGPSEVGCPSLFAELGSDDEQWDDPAGADAVACAILELRNVAPHRDRQLVGFGGNHYAPRFGRVVRETAWAVGHVAADWALEAMGHPTAHRDALERAFDASGAEIALLDGDWPVLEETLEDLDCRIVSETWLREVDDRPLALVDAVEAELGAVDDGVRFGDQFAESVTVVDLPTDLVSVAQGIDPDRVREIVEANTVAFTTENGGSRVGSQVAVPDPDTAAASDSASAKPRETITAGLADVLAEKYDAVWLEADAVVAEETAFDPQLAREAGVPEGPKFGALADGESVTVDGETVSPERVRSERTRRFQI from the coding sequence ATGACCACGCTCGCGATCGTCGAAAGCCACGCCGACCGCGCCTCGGAGCACATCTGTGACCGACTCCGCGAGCGCGCCGACTGGACCCAGCGAACCGACGACAGCCGACCGGCAGCCGACGGCGGCGGCACCTACTACCGGACCGATGGGGCCGTCTTGCGGTCGTTCGACGCGTTACATATCGACCTCAAGCGGCCCGCCGACGCCTTCGACTGCGATCCTGACCTGCTCGTCTTCGCTTCGCGACACTCGGGGGATACCGGTCCGCTGCTGACCGGCCACTTCACGGGCAACTTCGGCCCGGCCGAGTTCGGCGGCGAGCCCGACGCGCTGGCCGACGCCGCGCCGAACGCCCTGGCCGAGTTGCTCGCGGCCTTCGAGGAGTACGCACCCGCCGAGTACGACGTGGGCATGGAGTGTACCCACCACGGCCCCTCCGAGGTGGGCTGTCCGTCGCTCTTTGCGGAACTGGGCAGCGACGACGAGCAGTGGGACGACCCCGCCGGTGCCGACGCCGTCGCCTGCGCCATCCTCGAGTTGCGAAACGTTGCGCCACATCGTGACAGACAGCTCGTCGGCTTCGGCGGCAACCACTACGCCCCCCGGTTCGGACGAGTCGTCCGCGAGACCGCATGGGCGGTCGGCCACGTCGCAGCCGACTGGGCGCTCGAGGCGATGGGCCATCCGACGGCTCACCGGGACGCCCTCGAGCGTGCGTTCGACGCCAGCGGGGCCGAGATCGCGCTGCTCGATGGCGACTGGCCGGTGCTCGAGGAGACGCTCGAGGATCTTGACTGCCGGATCGTCAGTGAGACGTGGCTCCGCGAGGTCGACGACCGCCCGCTCGCACTCGTCGATGCGGTCGAAGCCGAGCTAGGTGCCGTCGATGACGGGGTTCGCTTCGGCGATCAGTTCGCGGAATCGGTTACCGTCGTCGACCTGCCGACCGACCTCGTCAGCGTCGCTCAGGGGATCGATCCCGATCGCGTCCGTGAGATCGTCGAAGCGAACACTGTCGCGTTCACCACCGAAAACGGCGGAAGCCGCGTCGGGTCACAGGTGGCCGTTCCGGATCCCGACACCGCTGCAGCCAGCGACTCGGCCTCGGCGAAGCCACGTGAGACGATCACCGCGGGTCTAGCCGACGTTCTCGCGGAGAAATACGACGCCGTGTGGCTCGAAGCCGACGCCGTCGTCGCCGAGGAGACGGCCTTCGATCCACAACTGGCACGCGAAGCCGGCGTTCCCGAAGGGCCGAAGTTCGGCGCGCTCGCCGACGGCGAATCCGTGACCGTCGACGGGGAAACGGTCAGTCCCGAGAGAGTTCGAAGCGAGCGAACGCGCCGGTTTCAGATCTGA
- a CDS encoding bacterio-opsin activator domain-containing protein has protein sequence MSNDASDRTVTSGGQSFEFDLEISELSALVSGCAIALFDADGCVTAWNAGARRLTGYDAETIVGEHYQSLFPTDARDAGRPDRLLERTRAEGTVEADGWRLGDGGSRLWVCESIATIHADGSVGVPVESTADLDGYLWVVRNRTDDHERERELCEEKAFTESVLKAQPDLLYAYDTEGELIQWNDQFERVTGYDPATTGDIDPLTFIAPEDRDLLGKAIERILEDGERITAEGRVLTTDDDRLPYEFNSARIVDDGDVLGFTGIGRDISARKTRERELERLERLNAAIRAIDDTMVTADSRDEIEAAIVETFAADDAYRFGVIGRARGVATGEGYSWEPTAWSGIDATAAAVCSSFVAPPTDADGESALETRTVQRYRSLRESPIEQWRRHAREHDYGSIAVVPISASSTPLGALVIGTDEPSAFADREQQVLQEFGGTVGHAINAMAVRRLLYQDTVVELEFESTDRGDACIRLSDDLGCKLSVDHALPLSGEVFIYYLTASGVDPDRVCDRARDDEAITDFRLIDASDDESYCECVVRNATIAETFAGYGARLQSKTVRDGVARLTVQTSSDVALHEFVDTITSAYPDSRLRSKRTVERPVKTRGDFRRTVESLLTDKQRIALEAAYHGGYFEWPTRHSNASEIADRLGIARQTFHQHLRVAQAKLLSAYFGDTD, from the coding sequence ATGAGCAATGACGCGTCGGATCGAACTGTCACGTCCGGGGGGCAGTCGTTCGAGTTCGACCTCGAGATCAGCGAGTTGAGCGCACTCGTCAGCGGTTGTGCCATCGCGCTGTTCGATGCTGACGGCTGCGTTACCGCGTGGAACGCGGGTGCACGCCGGCTCACCGGCTACGACGCGGAGACGATCGTCGGCGAACACTACCAGTCTCTCTTTCCAACCGACGCCCGCGACGCCGGTCGCCCGGATCGGTTACTCGAGCGAACACGAGCCGAGGGAACCGTCGAAGCCGACGGTTGGCGGCTCGGAGACGGCGGCAGTCGGCTGTGGGTCTGTGAGTCCATCGCCACGATCCATGCGGACGGCAGTGTCGGCGTTCCCGTCGAGTCTACAGCCGACTTAGACGGGTATCTCTGGGTCGTCCGCAATCGTACCGACGACCACGAGCGCGAACGCGAACTCTGCGAGGAGAAGGCGTTCACCGAAAGCGTGCTCAAAGCACAGCCGGATCTCCTCTATGCCTACGACACCGAGGGGGAGCTGATCCAGTGGAACGACCAGTTCGAACGCGTGACCGGCTACGACCCGGCGACGACCGGTGACATCGATCCGCTGACGTTCATCGCGCCCGAAGACCGCGATCTCCTCGGAAAGGCCATCGAGCGCATCCTCGAGGACGGCGAACGCATCACCGCCGAGGGCCGGGTTCTCACGACCGACGACGACCGACTCCCCTACGAGTTCAACAGCGCCAGGATCGTCGACGACGGCGACGTGCTCGGCTTTACCGGCATCGGTCGCGATATCTCAGCGCGCAAAACTCGCGAGCGCGAACTCGAGCGCCTCGAACGGCTCAACGCGGCGATTCGGGCGATCGACGACACGATGGTCACGGCGGACTCCCGCGACGAGATCGAAGCTGCGATCGTCGAAACGTTCGCCGCCGACGACGCCTACCGATTCGGCGTCATCGGTCGGGCTCGAGGTGTCGCGACCGGAGAGGGGTACTCGTGGGAGCCGACTGCCTGGTCCGGAATCGACGCGACCGCCGCTGCTGTGTGCTCGTCGTTCGTCGCGCCACCGACCGACGCCGACGGCGAGTCGGCACTCGAAACGCGAACTGTACAGCGGTATCGGTCCCTCCGCGAAAGCCCGATCGAGCAGTGGCGACGCCACGCTCGCGAGCACGACTACGGCTCGATTGCTGTCGTCCCCATTTCCGCGAGCAGCACGCCACTCGGGGCACTCGTGATCGGCACGGACGAGCCGTCGGCGTTTGCCGATCGCGAGCAGCAAGTGCTCCAGGAGTTCGGTGGGACGGTCGGACACGCCATCAACGCGATGGCGGTCCGTCGGCTGCTCTATCAGGACACCGTCGTCGAACTCGAGTTCGAGTCGACCGACCGAGGCGACGCCTGTATTCGGCTCTCCGACGACCTCGGCTGTAAGCTGTCGGTCGACCACGCCTTGCCGCTGAGCGGCGAAGTGTTTATTTACTATCTGACCGCGTCTGGCGTCGATCCCGATCGCGTTTGCGACCGCGCCCGCGACGACGAGGCGATTACGGACTTCCGACTCATCGACGCCAGTGACGACGAGAGCTACTGTGAGTGTGTCGTTCGCAACGCGACGATCGCCGAAACTTTCGCCGGTTACGGCGCGCGGCTCCAGTCGAAAACCGTCCGTGACGGCGTCGCAAGACTAACGGTCCAGACCAGTTCCGATGTGGCGCTCCACGAGTTCGTCGACACGATCACGTCGGCCTATCCCGACAGCAGGCTCCGCTCGAAACGAACCGTCGAGCGCCCGGTCAAGACGCGCGGCGACTTTCGGCGTACCGTCGAGTCGCTGCTGACCGACAAACAGCGCATCGCGCTCGAGGCGGCGTATCACGGCGGCTACTTCGAGTGGCCGACCCGACACAGCAACGCGAGTGAGATCGCTGACCGACTCGGGATCGCTCGCCAGACCTTCCACCAGCATCTGAGAGTGGCACAGGCGAAGCTGCTCTCGGCGTATTTCGGCGATACAGATTGA
- a CDS encoding calcium/sodium antiporter — MLSGTPLDLLLLVGGIIALYGGAELLVAGAGRLALGIGLRAATVGVTVVAFATTAPELFVSAVGALNVSSDIGLGTIVGSNIANIGLVLGVTTLIKPLQISDQVVRRHVPVMVLAALLLVALGANGQLGRLEGVVLLVVLAGFTALILHYANAESTSMVDEPDADISGVSVRDGALVVGGLLVLVVGSRWLVAGGTGLLSALGVSDLVIGLTVLALGTSLPELAASVVGAIRGHASFAVGNVVGSNIYNILAVLGIVALITPIEIAPATLRFELPIMVAFTALLVGMMGYRQQLTRLDGVVLVGSYVGFIALLVP; from the coding sequence ATGCTCTCCGGAACCCCCCTCGATCTCCTCTTGCTCGTGGGCGGGATCATCGCGCTGTATGGCGGTGCCGAGTTGCTGGTCGCGGGTGCAGGCCGGCTCGCACTCGGCATCGGGCTCCGTGCGGCGACCGTCGGCGTGACGGTGGTCGCCTTCGCGACGACCGCACCCGAACTGTTCGTCTCGGCAGTCGGCGCGCTAAACGTCTCGAGCGACATCGGCCTCGGCACGATCGTCGGCTCGAACATCGCGAACATCGGGCTGGTGCTCGGTGTCACCACGCTCATCAAGCCGTTGCAGATCAGCGATCAGGTGGTCCGCCGGCACGTCCCCGTTATGGTGCTTGCAGCGCTGTTGCTGGTCGCACTCGGCGCGAACGGCCAGCTCGGTCGGCTCGAGGGTGTCGTCTTGCTGGTGGTCCTCGCGGGGTTTACCGCGCTGATCCTCCACTATGCCAACGCGGAGTCCACCTCGATGGTCGACGAACCTGACGCCGACATATCGGGCGTGTCAGTCCGAGACGGGGCGCTCGTCGTCGGTGGGCTACTGGTGCTCGTGGTCGGCTCACGGTGGCTCGTCGCCGGCGGGACGGGGTTGCTATCGGCGCTTGGTGTCTCGGATCTGGTTATCGGGCTGACGGTACTCGCACTCGGGACATCGCTCCCGGAGCTTGCGGCCTCGGTCGTGGGCGCGATCCGTGGCCACGCGTCTTTTGCCGTCGGGAACGTCGTCGGGTCGAATATCTACAACATCCTCGCGGTGCTTGGCATCGTGGCCCTCATCACTCCGATCGAGATCGCGCCCGCGACGCTTCGGTTCGAACTTCCGATCATGGTCGCGTTCACCGCCCTGCTGGTCGGGATGATGGGCTATCGACAACAGCTTACGCGACTCGACGGCGTGGTCCTCGTCGGAAGCTACGTCGGCTTTATCGCTCTTCTCGTTCCGTGA
- a CDS encoding shikimate dehydrogenase, with product MDVYGLLGNPVGHSLSPPMHEAAYDELGLEARYVTFEPDEDDIDDAIAGADALGIAGLNVTIPFKQDALEIVAPEDLAARIGAVNTIDFSGSGPPTGYNTDAVGALRALRDHDVTIQDARAVVVGAGGAGRAIAFGLADAGATVAVANRTESKAHDLAEEVPRATGHGLAELEQLVADADVLVNATSVGMESDTTPVPADALHEDLAVLDAVYSPLETRLLRDAADAGATTVDGAWMLLYQGVEAFEIWTGRDAPVDVMNDALRSRL from the coding sequence ATGGACGTATACGGTCTCCTCGGCAATCCGGTCGGCCACTCGCTGTCGCCGCCGATGCACGAGGCCGCCTACGACGAACTCGGACTCGAGGCTCGCTACGTAACCTTCGAGCCCGACGAAGACGATATCGACGACGCGATCGCCGGGGCCGACGCGCTCGGGATCGCCGGACTGAACGTGACGATCCCGTTCAAACAAGATGCCCTCGAGATCGTCGCGCCCGAGGACCTGGCAGCTCGAATCGGCGCGGTCAACACGATCGACTTCTCGGGCTCGGGGCCACCAACGGGCTACAACACCGACGCCGTCGGCGCGTTGCGCGCGTTACGCGACCACGATGTCACGATTCAGGACGCGCGGGCGGTCGTCGTCGGTGCCGGCGGTGCTGGCCGGGCAATCGCGTTCGGCCTCGCCGACGCTGGTGCGACCGTCGCCGTCGCCAACCGAACCGAGTCGAAAGCACACGACCTCGCCGAGGAAGTGCCCCGCGCGACCGGCCACGGGCTCGCGGAACTCGAGCAACTGGTCGCCGACGCCGACGTGCTGGTCAACGCCACGAGCGTGGGGATGGAATCGGACACGACGCCGGTTCCCGCCGACGCGCTTCACGAGGATCTGGCCGTCCTCGATGCGGTCTACAGCCCGCTCGAGACGCGACTGCTGCGCGATGCGGCCGATGCCGGCGCGACGACCGTCGATGGTGCGTGGATGTTGCTCTATCAGGGCGTCGAGGCGTTCGAAATCTGGACCGGTCGGGATGCACCTGTCGACGTGATGAACGACGCACTTCGCTCGCGGCTGTAG
- a CDS encoding helix-hairpin-helix domain-containing protein, giving the protein MAILQKLKSLLGFDGSDSERRSSREVGVTVEREGAADDGNGTTAGAARDRTEDVRDDPSQSATADTADEASAQTTDADTATESAVDSETAPDAATADDTDADLEADAEPAVDAVPEPQSESESEPNDETEPQVEPEPEPEPAVELESESTAEPEPDADLEEPEPEPQVEPEPESESEPEPEPEPVTEIKGIGPAYADRLAGAGVDTVSELAESDAADLAEATDISEKRIQGWIDRAEVR; this is encoded by the coding sequence ATGGCAATCCTCCAGAAGCTGAAGTCTCTACTGGGATTCGACGGGTCGGACTCAGAGCGCAGGAGCTCTCGGGAGGTCGGGGTAACGGTCGAACGAGAAGGGGCGGCCGACGACGGAAACGGGACGACCGCCGGCGCGGCTCGAGATCGGACGGAGGACGTGCGTGACGACCCATCACAGTCGGCCACCGCAGACACGGCAGACGAAGCGTCCGCACAGACGACCGACGCCGACACAGCCACGGAATCCGCTGTCGATTCCGAGACAGCGCCTGACGCCGCGACTGCCGACGACACTGACGCCGACCTCGAGGCTGACGCCGAACCGGCGGTGGATGCCGTCCCCGAACCCCAATCCGAATCCGAGTCGGAACCGAACGACGAGACGGAGCCGCAAGTGGAACCCGAACCAGAACCGGAACCAGCTGTCGAACTCGAGTCCGAGTCGACGGCTGAACCGGAACCAGACGCCGACCTCGAGGAACCGGAGCCGGAACCGCAAGTGGAACCCGAGCCCGAATCCGAATCCGAACCCGAACCTGAGCCCGAACCGGTCACCGAAATCAAAGGTATCGGTCCGGCCTATGCCGATCGTCTCGCCGGTGCAGGCGTCGACACCGTCTCCGAACTCGCCGAGTCGGACGCCGCCGACCTCGCCGAGGCGACCGATATCTCCGAGAAACGCATTCAGGGTTGGATCGATCGCGCCGAAGTCCGATAA
- the pabB gene encoding aminodeoxychorismate synthase, component I has protein sequence MSDPRVVTTLDSFRAAAAGRGGAAADRAASSVPVGLRVPVETRVTVSDPFLAYRRARDGDGGAFLETTGGQPGWGYFGVDPIERLTVGPDTVSCDRDDGSPTLAALEGLLADDRLARGDCDVPYPCGAIGWLSYDVARELESLPESAVDDRGLPRLEVAVYDRLAAWEEPTEGEVTLRITTCPRVDSDATDPEDAVLEAAYERGCERALELADAVREGDPEIGEPPVSRSDATFESDCGREAFADRVRQVKEYVHDGDTFQANISQRLVAPAAVHPVAAYDALRRVNPAPYSCLLEFRAVDLVSASPELLLEREGTRVRTEPIAGTRPRGETPDEDAALEADLLTDEKERAEHAMLVDLERNDLGKVCAYGSVDVSEYRRIDRYSEVMHLVSNVTGRLRPDATLSDAIAAVFPGGTITGAPKPRTMAIIDELETARRGPYTGSVGIFGFDGRATLNIVIRTLVRHADEYHLRVGAGIVHDSDPTSEYDETLAKARALITAVDEALGERADLGLEAETDIPHEPTDGGDRSD, from the coding sequence ATGAGCGATCCGCGCGTCGTGACGACGCTCGACTCGTTTCGCGCCGCCGCGGCTGGACGCGGCGGGGCGGCTGCGGACCGCGCCGCATCGTCGGTACCAGTCGGGCTCCGCGTTCCCGTCGAAACCCGCGTGACTGTCAGCGATCCGTTTCTCGCTTATCGGCGCGCCCGCGACGGCGACGGCGGCGCGTTCCTCGAGACGACAGGCGGCCAGCCCGGCTGGGGCTACTTCGGCGTCGATCCGATCGAGCGGCTCACGGTCGGCCCCGACACGGTCTCCTGTGACCGAGACGACGGCTCGCCGACGCTGGCCGCACTCGAGGGCCTGCTCGCGGACGATCGCCTCGCTCGCGGGGACTGTGACGTTCCCTATCCCTGCGGTGCCATCGGCTGGCTCTCTTATGACGTGGCTCGCGAACTCGAGTCCCTACCCGAATCTGCCGTTGACGACCGAGGGTTGCCTCGACTCGAGGTCGCGGTCTACGACCGCCTCGCAGCCTGGGAGGAACCAACCGAAGGCGAGGTGACGCTGCGGATCACGACCTGCCCACGGGTCGACAGCGACGCGACCGACCCCGAGGACGCCGTTCTCGAGGCGGCCTACGAACGTGGCTGCGAGCGGGCGCTCGAACTCGCCGACGCCGTTCGAGAGGGCGACCCGGAGATCGGTGAACCGCCGGTCTCGCGGTCCGACGCGACCTTCGAGAGCGACTGTGGTCGTGAGGCCTTTGCCGACCGCGTTCGCCAGGTCAAGGAGTACGTCCACGACGGTGATACCTTTCAGGCCAACATCTCACAGCGGCTGGTCGCACCTGCTGCAGTCCATCCTGTCGCGGCCTACGACGCCCTGCGACGGGTCAATCCGGCACCCTACTCCTGTCTGCTCGAGTTCCGGGCGGTCGATCTGGTGAGTGCGAGTCCGGAACTGTTGCTCGAGCGAGAGGGAACCCGCGTCCGGACAGAACCCATCGCGGGGACGCGACCGCGCGGCGAGACGCCGGACGAAGACGCCGCCCTCGAGGCCGACCTGTTGACCGACGAGAAAGAACGTGCCGAACACGCGATGTTGGTCGACCTAGAGCGCAACGACCTCGGGAAGGTCTGTGCGTACGGCTCCGTCGACGTTTCGGAGTACCGCCGGATCGACCGCTATTCGGAGGTGATGCACCTCGTCTCGAACGTCACGGGTCGACTGCGCCCGGATGCGACCCTGTCCGACGCCATCGCGGCGGTCTTCCCCGGCGGGACGATCACCGGTGCACCCAAGCCGCGGACGATGGCGATCATCGACGAACTCGAGACGGCCCGGCGCGGCCCTTACACGGGCAGCGTCGGCATCTTCGGCTTCGACGGGCGGGCCACGCTAAATATCGTTATCCGGACGCTGGTTCGCCATGCCGACGAGTACCACCTGCGGGTCGGAGCGGGCATCGTCCACGACTCCGATCCGACCAGCGAGTACGACGAAACGCTCGCCAAGGCCCGCGCGCTCATCACCGCGGTCGACGAGGCACTCGGCGAGCGGGCCGACCTGGGGCTCGAGGCGGAAACCGACATCCCTCACGAGCCGACCGACGGCGGTGATCGCAGTGACTAA